The Pantoea nemavictus genome includes a region encoding these proteins:
- the oppA gene encoding oligopeptide ABC transporter substrate-binding protein OppA, translated as MNNITKKSLIAAGVLAAIGALAGNAALAATVPAGVELAAKQELVRGNGDEVQSLDPHKIEGVPEDNIARDLYEGLITSDSDGKPVPGVAESWENKDFKVWTFHLRKNAKWSNGEPVTAQDFVYSWQRLVDPKTASPYASYPQYGHIVNVDDIIAGKKPTSELGVKAIDDHTLEVTLSEPVPYFYKLLINSVMSPVYKPAIDKFGDQWTQPQNWVGNGAFKLESHVINERVVLVRNTQYWDNEHTVLNKVTFLPINSEVSDVNRYFSENGSDITYNNMPIELFKKLQRDNGKELMVKPYLCTYYYEINNQKAPFTDPRVRTALKLGLDRDIMVNKVLAQGQQPAYSFTPPATDGMELLPPDWFKWDQNKRNEEAKKLLAEAGYTADKPLTFNLLYNTSDLHKKLAIAASSIWKKNIGVNIKLENQEWKTFLDTRHQGNFDVSRAAWCADYNEPTSFLNIMLSDSSSNTSHYKSADFDKVIHDAVKAADDKARVADYQKAEQILDKDSTIVPVYYYVNARLVKPYVGGYTGNDPLDKTVDKNLYIIKH; from the coding sequence ATGAACAACATCACGAAAAAAAGCCTGATTGCTGCAGGCGTATTGGCAGCAATCGGCGCGCTGGCAGGGAATGCCGCGCTGGCAGCAACAGTGCCAGCAGGCGTTGAATTGGCAGCAAAACAGGAACTGGTTCGCGGCAACGGCGATGAAGTACAGTCGCTTGATCCACATAAGATTGAAGGTGTGCCAGAAGATAACATCGCGCGTGATCTGTATGAAGGTCTGATCACCAGCGACAGCGATGGTAAACCGGTACCGGGCGTGGCGGAAAGCTGGGAAAACAAAGATTTCAAAGTCTGGACTTTCCACCTGCGTAAGAATGCCAAATGGTCCAACGGCGAGCCGGTTACGGCACAAGATTTCGTATACAGCTGGCAGCGTCTGGTCGATCCGAAAACCGCATCGCCTTATGCCAGCTATCCGCAATATGGTCACATTGTGAATGTCGATGACATCATCGCCGGTAAAAAACCGACGTCCGAGCTGGGTGTAAAAGCCATCGACGATCACACGCTGGAAGTGACGCTGAGCGAGCCGGTACCGTACTTCTATAAGCTGCTGATCAACTCCGTTATGTCGCCGGTTTACAAACCAGCAATCGATAAATTTGGCGACCAGTGGACCCAGCCGCAGAACTGGGTGGGCAACGGCGCCTTCAAACTTGAATCACACGTCATCAACGAACGCGTTGTGCTGGTGCGTAACACCCAGTATTGGGATAACGAACATACCGTACTAAACAAAGTCACCTTCCTGCCAATTAACTCTGAAGTCAGCGACGTTAACCGTTACTTCTCTGAAAATGGCAGCGATATTACCTACAACAACATGCCAATCGAGCTGTTTAAAAAACTGCAGCGTGACAACGGTAAAGAGTTGATGGTGAAGCCGTACCTGTGCACCTATTACTACGAAATCAACAACCAAAAAGCGCCGTTCACCGATCCACGCGTACGTACCGCACTGAAACTGGGTCTGGATCGCGACATCATGGTGAACAAGGTTCTGGCACAGGGCCAGCAACCGGCTTACAGCTTCACGCCGCCGGCTACCGATGGTATGGAACTGCTGCCGCCGGATTGGTTCAAGTGGGATCAGAACAAGCGTAACGAAGAGGCGAAAAAGCTGCTGGCCGAAGCGGGTTATACTGCGGATAAACCGCTGACCTTTAACCTGCTCTACAACACCTCCGATCTGCATAAGAAACTTGCGATCGCCGCGTCTTCCATCTGGAAGAAAAATATCGGTGTGAACATCAAGCTAGAGAACCAGGAGTGGAAAACCTTCCTGGATACGCGTCATCAGGGCAACTTTGATGTGTCTCGTGCAGCATGGTGTGCGGATTACAACGAACCTACGTCGTTCCTGAATATCATGTTGTCTGATAGCAGCAGTAACACCTCACACTATAAGAGCGCTGACTTCGATAAAGTTATTCACGATGCAGTTAAAGCTGCCGACGACAAAGCGCGCGTAGCGGATTACCAGAAAGCTGAGCAGATTCTGGATAAAGACAGCACCATTGTGCCAGTTTACTACTACGTCAACGCACGTCTGGTGAAACCTTACGTGGGTGGTTATACCGGTAACGATCCGCTGGATAAAACCGTCGATAAAAATCTGTATATCATTAAACATTAA
- a CDS encoding ABC transporter substrate-binding protein, with protein sequence MKCMVAQTAARSFIALCLTGVLVQSQAAQVPAGTQLSDSQRMVINNGSEVATLDPQKAEGVPESNVMRNLLEGLVETDNNGQLVPGVAKQWQSDEGRIWTFTLRDDARWSNGQPVTAQDFVYSWQRLADAKTASPYASYLQAAHVANIDAILSGKAAPTDLGVKALDDHHLQVTLSEPVPYFVAMLAHSAMKPVYRPAIEQWGEQWTQPQHYIGNGAFTLNEWVVNEKITVKRNPFYWDNAHTVIEEGVFLPISSENSDINRYRSGGTDMTNSAVPPEMFNKLQQDLGDEVKISPLLCTFYYEINNKKAPFNDARVRTALKLTLDRDIIAKKIMGQGQIPAYGLTPPFTQGITLSPPAWAQQTQTARNAAAKQLLAEAGFNAQHPLRFTLLYNTSEQNKRQAIAAASMWQKNLGAVVTLQNQEWKTLLETRHQAQYDVVRATWCADYNEPSTFLNMLLSGSSINTAFYQSSAFDQLMKQTLSTTDEAKRASLYQQAEAQLDKDSPIVPVYYRVSVRLVKPWVGGFTGKDPQDMLALKYYYIKKH encoded by the coding sequence ATGAAATGCATGGTAGCGCAAACGGCCGCACGTTCATTTATTGCGTTGTGCCTAACGGGAGTTTTGGTACAAAGTCAGGCAGCACAGGTACCAGCGGGTACGCAGTTATCAGATTCACAACGAATGGTGATCAATAACGGTAGCGAAGTTGCAACGCTGGACCCGCAAAAAGCGGAAGGTGTACCTGAGTCCAATGTGATGCGTAATCTGCTGGAAGGGTTGGTTGAAACCGATAATAACGGACAACTCGTGCCGGGTGTGGCTAAGCAATGGCAAAGTGATGAAGGGCGCATCTGGACTTTTACGCTGCGTGACGATGCGCGTTGGAGTAACGGCCAGCCTGTTACAGCACAAGATTTCGTTTATAGCTGGCAGCGTCTGGCTGATGCAAAAACAGCCTCACCTTATGCCAGCTATTTGCAGGCGGCGCATGTGGCGAATATTGATGCCATTTTATCGGGCAAAGCGGCTCCCACTGATCTTGGCGTTAAAGCCTTAGACGATCATCATCTGCAAGTCACGTTATCCGAACCCGTTCCCTATTTTGTTGCCATGCTGGCGCACAGCGCGATGAAACCGGTCTATCGTCCGGCGATTGAGCAATGGGGTGAGCAGTGGACGCAACCGCAGCATTATATTGGCAATGGTGCTTTTACGCTGAATGAATGGGTAGTGAATGAAAAAATCACGGTTAAGCGCAACCCATTCTATTGGGATAATGCCCACACAGTAATTGAAGAAGGGGTGTTTTTACCGATCTCTTCGGAAAACAGTGATATTAACCGCTATCGCAGCGGCGGCACTGATATGACTAATAGCGCGGTGCCGCCTGAAATGTTTAATAAATTACAGCAGGATCTTGGGGATGAAGTCAAAATCAGCCCGCTGCTGTGTACCTTCTATTACGAAATCAATAATAAAAAAGCACCGTTCAATGATGCGCGGGTGCGCACCGCATTAAAATTAACGCTCGACCGCGACATTATTGCCAAAAAGATCATGGGACAAGGGCAGATTCCTGCCTATGGTTTGACGCCGCCATTTACCCAGGGCATTACACTTTCTCCTCCCGCCTGGGCGCAACAAACCCAGACAGCACGCAATGCCGCCGCCAAACAATTGTTGGCTGAAGCCGGTTTCAATGCGCAACATCCCCTGCGATTCACGCTGCTGTATAACACCTCAGAACAGAATAAAAGGCAGGCGATTGCGGCGGCATCTATGTGGCAGAAAAACCTTGGCGCGGTGGTGACGTTGCAGAACCAGGAGTGGAAAACGTTGCTGGAAACGCGACATCAGGCGCAATACGACGTGGTTCGTGCCACCTGGTGCGCGGATTACAACGAGCCCTCAACTTTCCTCAACATGTTGCTGAGCGGCTCATCGATTAATACCGCATTTTACCAAAGCTCTGCTTTTGACCAGCTCATGAAGCAAACGCTCTCTACTACGGATGAAGCTAAACGCGCCTCGCTTTATCAACAGGCTGAAGCTCAACTGGATAAAGACTCGCCGATAGTGCCGGTCTACTACCGCGTAAGCGTGCGGCTGGTGAAACCTTGGGTGGGTGGATTCACCGGTAAGGATCCGCAGGACATGCTGGCGTTGAAATACTATTACATAAAGAAACATTGA
- a CDS encoding YchE family NAAT transporter, producing the protein MNPVLLDLSGYIKFFVGLFALVNPVGIIPVFISMTSYQAVAERNKTNLTANLAVAIILWTSLFLGDGILHLFGISIDSFRIAGGILVVTIAMSMISGKLGEDKQNKQEKSESAIRESIGVVPLALPLMAGPGAISSTIVWSTRYHSWQNLIGFTIAIAIFAFCCWLLFRAAPLMVRVLGQTGINVITRIMGLLLMALGIEFIVTGMKSIFPGLLN; encoded by the coding sequence TTGAACCCCGTGCTACTCGACCTTTCCGGCTACATTAAATTTTTTGTCGGCTTGTTTGCCTTGGTGAATCCGGTAGGCATCATCCCGGTCTTTATCAGCATGACCAGCTATCAGGCTGTAGCAGAGCGCAATAAAACCAATCTCACGGCCAACCTTGCCGTGGCCATTATTCTCTGGACGTCACTGTTTCTCGGGGATGGCATCCTGCATCTATTTGGCATCTCGATTGATTCTTTCCGCATCGCAGGCGGTATTTTGGTTGTTACCATCGCGATGTCGATGATTAGTGGAAAACTGGGCGAAGATAAACAGAATAAGCAGGAAAAGTCAGAAAGCGCCATTCGCGAAAGCATTGGCGTGGTGCCACTTGCCTTGCCCTTAATGGCAGGCCCAGGTGCCATCAGCTCAACGATCGTTTGGAGCACGCGTTATCACAGTTGGCAGAACTTAATTGGCTTCACTATTGCGATTGCGATTTTCGCCTTCTGCTGCTGGCTGCTGTTTCGTGCAGCACCCTTAATGGTACGTGTACTGGGTCAAACTGGGATTAACGTCATTACCCGAATCATGGGATTATTACTGATGGCGTTGGGAATTGAATTTATTGTCACCGGCATGAAATCGATCTTCCCCGGATTACTCAATTAA
- the adhE gene encoding bifunctional acetaldehyde-CoA/alcohol dehydrogenase, with product MAVTNVAELNALVERVKKAQREYANFSQEQVDAIFRAAALAAADARIPLAKLAVAESGMGIVEDKVIKNHFASEYIYNAYKDEKTCGILATDDTFGTITIAEPIGLICGIVPTTNPTSTAIFKALISLKTRNGIIFSPHPRAKDATNKAADIVLQAAIAAGAPKDIIGWIDAPSVELSNQLMHHPDINLILATGGPGMVKAAYSSGKPAIGVGAGNTPVVIDETADIKRAVASILMSKTFDNGVICASEQSVIVVDSAYDAVRERFASHGGYLLQGKELKAIQDIILKNGALNAAIVGQPAAKIAELAGISVPANTKILIGEVKLVDESEPFAHEKLSPTLAMYRAKDYYDAVDKAEKLVTMGGIGHTSCLYTDQDNQIERVHYFGDKMKTARILINTPASQGGIGDLYNFKLAPSLTLGCGSWGGNSISENVGPKHLINKKTVAKRAENMLWHKLPKSIYFRRGSLPIALEEVATDGAKRAFIVTDRFLFNNGYADQVTRVLKSHGIETEVFFEVEADPTLSIVRKGAEQMNSFKPDVIIALGGGSPMDAAKIMWVMYEHPETHFEELALRFMDIRKRIYKFPKMGVKARMIAITTTSGTGSEVTPFAVVTDDATGQKYPLADYALTPDMAIVDANLVMDMPRSLCAFGGLDAVTHSLEAYVSVLANEYSDGQALQALKLLKENLPASYRDGAKNPVARERVHNAATIAGIAFANAFLGVCHSMAHKLGSEFHIPHGLANALLISNVIRYNANDNPTKQTAFSQYDRPQARRRYAEIADHLGLSAAGDRTAQKIEKLLAWIEEMKTQLGIPTSIREAGVQEADFLAKVDKLAEDAFDDQCTGANPRYPLIAELKQIMLDTFYGREFSESYSDRVEEIKVEVKIEKKAKKV from the coding sequence ATGGCCGTTACTAATGTTGCCGAACTTAATGCACTGGTTGAGCGTGTAAAAAAGGCACAGCGTGAGTACGCTAATTTTAGTCAGGAACAAGTTGATGCAATTTTCCGCGCTGCAGCCCTCGCCGCTGCAGATGCTCGAATCCCGCTGGCCAAACTGGCCGTCGCTGAATCTGGTATGGGTATTGTTGAAGATAAAGTCATCAAAAATCACTTTGCATCTGAATACATTTACAACGCCTATAAAGATGAGAAAACCTGCGGCATTCTCGCCACCGATGATACCTTCGGCACAATTACCATTGCTGAACCGATTGGCTTGATCTGCGGCATAGTGCCAACCACCAACCCGACCTCAACCGCCATCTTTAAAGCGTTGATCAGCCTTAAAACCCGCAACGGTATTATCTTCTCCCCGCATCCACGTGCAAAAGACGCGACCAATAAAGCCGCAGACATCGTGCTACAAGCGGCGATTGCAGCAGGCGCGCCAAAGGATATTATCGGCTGGATCGATGCGCCTTCGGTTGAGCTTTCGAATCAATTAATGCATCACCCGGATATTAACTTAATCCTTGCAACCGGTGGTCCGGGCATGGTTAAAGCGGCTTACAGCTCAGGTAAACCTGCAATTGGTGTGGGGGCGGGTAATACGCCTGTCGTTATTGATGAAACGGCCGACATCAAGCGTGCTGTCGCATCTATCCTGATGTCAAAAACCTTCGATAACGGCGTCATTTGTGCATCTGAACAGTCCGTCATTGTGGTTGATTCCGCTTACGACGCCGTGCGTGAACGTTTTGCCAGCCATGGCGGCTACCTATTGCAAGGTAAAGAGCTGAAAGCGATTCAGGACATTATCCTGAAAAATGGTGCCCTGAACGCTGCAATAGTTGGACAGCCTGCGGCGAAGATTGCCGAATTGGCAGGCATTAGCGTTCCGGCTAATACCAAAATTCTGATTGGTGAAGTGAAGCTGGTTGATGAATCTGAGCCATTTGCCCATGAAAAACTGTCACCGACATTAGCGATGTATCGCGCGAAGGATTACTACGACGCTGTCGATAAAGCAGAAAAACTGGTGACCATGGGCGGTATCGGCCATACATCCTGTCTGTATACCGATCAGGATAACCAGATTGAACGCGTGCACTATTTCGGCGACAAAATGAAGACCGCACGTATTCTGATCAACACACCGGCCTCACAAGGCGGTATCGGAGACCTGTACAACTTTAAACTGGCTCCGTCACTGACGCTCGGCTGTGGTTCATGGGGTGGTAACTCCATTTCTGAAAACGTGGGACCAAAACATCTCATTAACAAGAAAACCGTGGCCAAGCGAGCTGAGAATATGTTGTGGCATAAACTTCCAAAGTCTATCTACTTCCGTCGCGGTTCACTGCCAATTGCCCTTGAAGAAGTCGCAACTGATGGTGCTAAACGCGCCTTTATCGTCACCGACCGCTTCCTGTTTAATAATGGCTATGCCGATCAAGTCACCCGTGTACTGAAGTCACACGGCATCGAAACAGAAGTTTTCTTTGAAGTAGAAGCAGATCCAACGCTCAGTATCGTTCGTAAAGGTGCTGAGCAAATGAACAGCTTTAAACCGGACGTAATTATTGCGCTTGGCGGTGGTTCACCGATGGATGCAGCAAAAATCATGTGGGTTATGTACGAACATCCAGAGACCCATTTCGAAGAGCTGGCGCTGCGCTTTATGGACATCCGTAAACGTATCTATAAGTTCCCGAAAATGGGTGTCAAAGCACGCATGATTGCTATTACCACCACGTCTGGTACCGGTTCTGAAGTAACGCCGTTTGCCGTGGTAACCGATGATGCTACTGGTCAAAAATATCCATTGGCGGACTATGCCCTCACCCCGGATATGGCGATTGTTGATGCCAACCTGGTCATGGACATGCCGCGCTCACTTTGCGCCTTCGGCGGTCTGGATGCAGTTACGCACTCGCTTGAAGCTTACGTGTCGGTATTAGCGAATGAATACTCTGACGGACAGGCGCTGCAAGCGCTGAAACTGCTGAAAGAAAATCTGCCCGCCAGCTATCGCGATGGCGCTAAAAATCCTGTGGCACGTGAACGTGTACATAATGCGGCAACTATCGCGGGTATCGCATTCGCTAACGCCTTCTTAGGTGTATGTCACTCAATGGCGCATAAACTGGGTTCTGAGTTCCATATCCCACACGGACTGGCTAATGCCCTGCTGATTTCAAACGTAATTCGTTATAACGCGAATGACAATCCGACTAAGCAGACAGCATTCAGTCAGTACGATCGCCCACAAGCGCGCCGTCGTTATGCGGAAATTGCCGATCATCTGGGACTTTCAGCGGCTGGAGATCGTACCGCGCAGAAAATTGAGAAACTGCTGGCCTGGATTGAAGAGATGAAAACCCAATTGGGCATTCCAACGTCTATCCGCGAAGCCGGTGTACAGGAAGCTGATTTCCTCGCGAAAGTCGATAAACTTGCTGAAGACGCATTTGATGATCAATGTACTGGCGCTAACCCACGTTATCCGCTGATTGCTGAACTTAAACAAATCATGCTGGATACTTTCTACGGACGTGAGTTTTCAGAATCTTACAGCGATAGAGTTGAAGAGATTAAAGTAGAAGTAAAGATCGAGAAAAAAGCTAAGAAAGTTTAA
- the tdk gene encoding thymidine kinase produces the protein MAQLYFYYSAMNAGKSTALLQSSYNYHERGMRSLVYTAEIDDRFGAGKVSSRIGLSSPAFLYNAETKLDQDIAAEHAKQAVHCVLVDESQFLTREQVKALSDVVDNLDIPVLCYGLRTDFRGELFVGSQYLLAWADKLVELKTICHCGRKASMVLRLDANGKPFSEGEQVVIGGNERYISVCRKHYKQAIDEGSLNAIYGAQQPHA, from the coding sequence ATGGCTCAACTTTATTTTTATTACTCTGCGATGAATGCGGGCAAATCAACGGCTTTGCTTCAGTCTTCCTATAATTATCACGAACGCGGTATGCGTTCGCTGGTTTATACCGCTGAAATTGACGATCGCTTTGGCGCGGGCAAAGTCAGTTCACGCATCGGCCTCTCGTCTCCTGCGTTTTTATATAACGCAGAGACGAAGCTGGATCAGGATATTGCCGCCGAGCATGCTAAACAAGCGGTGCACTGTGTGTTGGTCGATGAAAGTCAATTCCTCACGCGAGAGCAGGTTAAAGCGTTGTCTGATGTGGTAGATAACCTAGATATTCCGGTACTGTGTTACGGATTACGTACCGATTTTCGCGGCGAGTTGTTTGTTGGTAGCCAATACTTACTTGCGTGGGCGGATAAACTGGTTGAGTTAAAAACCATTTGTCATTGTGGCCGTAAAGCCAGCATGGTTTTACGTCTCGATGCAAACGGCAAACCTTTCAGTGAAGGCGAACAGGTCGTTATCGGTGGTAATGAGCGCTATATTTCGGTGTGTCGCAAGCATTATAAGCAAGCGATTGATGAAGGTTCGTTAAACGCGATATATGGGGCACAACAGCCGCATGCATAG
- the hns gene encoding histone-like nucleoid-structuring protein H-NS, whose amino-acid sequence MSEALRILNNIRTLRAQARECSLETLEEMLEKLEVVVNERREEDSHLQTENAERNRKLEQYREMLIADGIDPNELLQALSETKTSSKAKRAARPAKYSYVDENGENRTWTGQGRTPAVIKKAIEEQGKQLDDFLL is encoded by the coding sequence ATGAGCGAAGCACTTAGAATTCTTAATAATATCCGTACATTGCGCGCACAAGCTCGGGAATGCTCTCTGGAAACGCTGGAAGAGATGCTGGAAAAACTCGAAGTTGTAGTCAATGAGCGTCGCGAAGAAGATTCGCATCTACAAACGGAAAATGCCGAACGTAACCGCAAGCTTGAACAGTATCGTGAGATGTTAATTGCAGACGGTATCGATCCGAATGAATTGTTGCAGGCATTATCTGAGACCAAAACATCCAGTAAAGCCAAGCGTGCTGCTCGTCCTGCTAAATATTCATATGTCGACGAAAACGGTGAAAACCGCACCTGGACTGGTCAAGGTCGGACGCCTGCAGTAATTAAAAAAGCAATTGAAGAACAAGGAAAACAACTGGACGATTTCCTACTGTAA
- a CDS encoding NAD-dependent epimerase: MKFLVTGAAGFIGFHVSQRLLAAGHQVVGIDNLNDYYDVSLKQARLDQNTQHPDFIFVKMDLADRQAISSLFAEHAFERVIHLGAQAGVRYSIENPHAYADANLIGHLNILEGCRHHKIGHLLYASSSSVYGLNRKMPFSTDDSVDHPVSLYAATKKANELMSHTYSHLYQLPTTGLRFFTVYGPWGRPDMALFKFTRAMLAGEQIDVYNNGQMTRDFTYIDDIAEAIVRLQDVIPTSDDKWTVEAGSPASSSAPYRVFNIGNSQPVSLMTYIESLEKALGIEAKKNMLPMQPGDVLSTSADTQPLYEAINFRPQTGVEEGVKHFVEWYRHFYQQ, from the coding sequence ATGAAGTTTCTGGTCACCGGCGCGGCAGGTTTTATTGGATTTCACGTTAGTCAGCGCTTGCTGGCCGCTGGTCACCAGGTTGTCGGTATCGATAACCTGAATGACTACTATGATGTTAGCCTGAAACAGGCCCGATTGGATCAGAACACTCAACACCCTGATTTTATTTTCGTAAAAATGGACCTGGCGGATCGCCAGGCCATTTCTTCTTTATTCGCTGAGCATGCGTTTGAACGCGTAATCCATTTGGGCGCTCAGGCCGGCGTACGTTATTCGATTGAAAATCCACATGCCTATGCTGATGCTAACTTAATCGGTCACCTCAATATTCTTGAAGGTTGCCGCCATCATAAGATCGGCCATCTTTTATATGCATCATCCAGTTCAGTATACGGGCTCAACCGTAAAATGCCTTTTTCAACGGACGACTCCGTTGACCATCCTGTTTCACTTTATGCGGCCACTAAAAAAGCCAACGAATTGATGTCGCATACCTATTCTCATCTTTATCAATTACCCACAACTGGATTACGCTTCTTCACCGTTTATGGACCCTGGGGCCGTCCGGATATGGCTCTGTTCAAATTTACCCGTGCGATGTTAGCGGGTGAGCAAATTGATGTGTATAACAACGGGCAAATGACGCGCGACTTCACCTATATTGATGATATTGCAGAAGCGATCGTGCGTTTGCAGGATGTCATTCCGACATCAGATGATAAATGGACAGTTGAAGCGGGTTCTCCAGCAAGCAGTTCAGCTCCCTATCGTGTTTTCAACATCGGTAATAGCCAACCTGTAAGTTTGATGACTTACATTGAGTCGCTGGAAAAGGCGCTGGGAATTGAGGCAAAGAAAAATATGCTGCCAATGCAACCGGGCGATGTGCTGAGCACCAGTGCTGATACCCAGCCGCTGTATGAAGCAATTAACTTCCGCCCACAAACGGGTGTGGAAGAGGGTGTGAAGCATTTTGTTGAATGGTATCGCCACTTCTATCAACAATAA
- a CDS encoding UDP-glucose dehydrogenase family protein, whose translation MKVTVFGIGYVGLVQAAVLAEVGHDVLCIDVDEKKVENLKKGHIPIFEPGLTPLVMSNYESGRLKFSTNAEEGVNHGVMQFIAVGTPPDEDGSADLKYVTAVARTIAQHMNDHKVVIDKSTVPVGTADRVRAVMTETLQKRDVNIAFDVVSNPEFLKEGAAVNDCMRPERIVVGTDNDEVVELLRELYEPFNRNHDRMILMDIRSAELTKYAANCMLATKISFMNEISNLAERLGADVEKVRQGIGSDSRIGYHFIYPGCGYGGSCFPKDVQALIRTAESIGYTPRLLQAVEDVNDSQKSKLPNFIKRHFGDDLRGKTFALWGLAFKPNTDDMREASSRVLMETLWEAGATVQAFDPEAMDEAQRVYGHRDDLKLMGTKEAALQGADGLVICTEWQNFRAPDFDVIKNALKQPVIFDGRNLYDPERISKRGFTYYAIGRGASIKTVE comes from the coding sequence ATGAAAGTCACTGTATTTGGTATCGGCTATGTCGGTCTGGTTCAGGCTGCGGTGTTAGCCGAAGTCGGACATGACGTTCTCTGTATTGATGTCGACGAAAAGAAAGTCGAAAATTTAAAGAAAGGCCATATTCCGATTTTTGAACCAGGCCTGACACCACTCGTAATGTCTAATTATGAGTCGGGTCGCCTTAAGTTCAGCACCAATGCGGAAGAAGGCGTTAATCATGGTGTGATGCAGTTCATCGCTGTGGGTACTCCACCCGATGAAGACGGTTCTGCCGATCTGAAATATGTGACTGCAGTTGCGCGCACCATTGCACAGCACATGAACGATCATAAAGTTGTTATCGACAAATCTACTGTGCCAGTGGGTACAGCGGATCGTGTTCGTGCGGTAATGACGGAAACGTTGCAAAAGCGCGATGTGAATATCGCTTTTGACGTGGTTTCAAATCCGGAATTCCTCAAGGAAGGCGCCGCAGTTAATGACTGCATGCGTCCGGAGCGTATCGTTGTCGGTACGGATAACGATGAAGTGGTTGAGCTGTTACGTGAACTGTACGAACCGTTCAACCGTAATCATGATCGTATGATTTTAATGGATATCCGCAGTGCAGAGCTGACGAAATACGCGGCAAACTGCATGTTGGCAACCAAAATCAGCTTCATGAATGAGATTTCCAACCTGGCAGAACGTCTGGGAGCCGACGTCGAGAAAGTCCGTCAGGGTATTGGTTCCGACTCGCGTATCGGTTACCACTTCATCTATCCGGGTTGTGGTTACGGCGGTTCTTGTTTCCCGAAAGACGTGCAGGCGCTGATTCGCACTGCTGAGTCTATCGGTTACACACCGCGCCTGCTGCAGGCGGTAGAAGACGTTAACGATTCTCAGAAGAGCAAGCTGCCGAACTTCATCAAGCGCCATTTCGGTGACGATTTGCGCGGCAAGACCTTCGCTCTGTGGGGACTGGCATTCAAACCCAACACTGACGACATGCGTGAAGCTTCTAGCCGTGTGCTGATGGAAACGCTGTGGGAAGCGGGTGCAACGGTTCAGGCGTTTGACCCGGAAGCGATGGATGAAGCCCAGCGCGTTTACGGTCATCGTGATGATCTTAAGCTGATGGGTACTAAGGAAGCCGCGCTGCAGGGTGCGGATGGCTTAGTTATCTGTACTGAATGGCAAAACTTCCGTGCGCCAGATTTCGATGTCATCAAAAATGCGTTAAAACAACCCGTGATTTTTGATGGTCGTAACCTGTATGATCCAGAGCGTATTAGCAAACGCGGCTTCACGTACTATGCAATCGGCCGCGGAGCGTCAATTAAAACCGTAGAATAA